The Rhodopseudomonas palustris genome window below encodes:
- a CDS encoding DNA polymerase III subunit chi has product MTEVLFYHLQGRTVEQVLPPLLEKSLARGWRVVVQSTSEERADALDSHLWTYRDDSFLPHATWRVADAAQQPILLTTGEGNPNGAKVRFLVDNAALPEDSGSYERMVLLFNGDDDEAVAMARDAWKQCKAKAFEVTYWQADEAGRWQRRD; this is encoded by the coding sequence ATGACCGAAGTGCTGTTCTATCACCTCCAAGGCAGGACCGTCGAACAGGTGCTGCCGCCGCTGCTCGAGAAATCACTCGCGCGCGGCTGGCGGGTGGTGGTGCAGTCGACGTCCGAGGAGCGGGCCGACGCGCTCGACTCGCATCTTTGGACCTATCGCGACGACTCGTTTCTGCCGCACGCCACCTGGCGTGTGGCAGATGCCGCGCAACAGCCGATCCTGCTGACGACGGGCGAGGGCAATCCGAACGGAGCCAAGGTCCGGTTCCTCGTCGACAACGCAGCGCTGCCCGAGGATTCGGGCAGCTACGAACGGATGGTGCTGCTGTTTAACGGCGATGACGACGAGGCGGTGGCAATGGCGCGCGACGCCTGGAAGCAGTGCAAAGCGAAGGCTTTTGAGGTGACGTACTGGCAGGCCGACGAGGCCGGTCGCTGGCAGCGGCGGGACTAG